A portion of the Candidatus Deferrimicrobiaceae bacterium genome contains these proteins:
- a CDS encoding archaemetzincin family Zn-dependent metalloprotease, with the protein MRPVGVVSDIMLRRLQAHLRDYLSVPVRFMKTMLVPEGSYERSRNQYNSTRILREILQETPPDAIKVLGIIDRDLCIPILTFVFGEAQLGGVASIVAMARLRQEFYGLASDDGILVERLCKEALHELGHNFGLIHCNDRECIMYLSNTVRDVDRKGITYCGSCDSALYGKTETWRVQPWNRR; encoded by the coding sequence ATACGGCCGGTGGGGGTGGTCTCCGACATCATGCTCCGGAGGCTGCAGGCCCATTTGCGGGATTACCTCTCGGTCCCGGTGAGATTCATGAAGACGATGCTCGTGCCGGAAGGGAGCTATGAGCGAAGCAGGAACCAGTACAACTCCACCCGGATCCTGAGGGAGATCCTCCAGGAAACCCCTCCCGACGCGATCAAGGTCTTGGGGATCATCGACAGGGACCTGTGCATCCCGATTTTGACCTTCGTCTTCGGCGAGGCCCAACTGGGGGGGGTGGCGTCGATCGTCGCGATGGCGAGGCTCAGGCAGGAGTTCTACGGGCTCGCCTCCGACGACGGGATCCTGGTCGAGCGCCTGTGCAAGGAGGCCCTCCACGAACTGGGCCACAATTTCGGGCTCATCCACTGCAACGACCGGGAGTGCATCATGTATCTCTCCAACACCGTGCGGGACGTCGACCGGAAAGGAATCACCTATTGCGGAAGCTGCGACTCCGCCCTGTATGGGAAAACCGAAACCTGGAGGGTGCAACCATGGAATCGAAGGTAA
- a CDS encoding sigma-54 dependent transcriptional regulator: MESKVNILIVDDEEIVRESLASWLEEDGYEVAAAENGPRALERLPEKDWNLAMVDLKMPGMDGIQLMDEIRKIKPETIVIIMTAYATVDTAVQAMKKGAHDYIVKPFNPEDLSLTIRKIIEHQKLVKENLYLRKELKKQYRLHDLVSKNHKMIEIFELVKTVAKSNSIVLVQGESGTGKELLSRAIHMESPRRDEPFVSVSCASLTESLLESELFGYEKGAFTGADQARSGKIELAKDGTLFLDEIGDISLKLQMDLLGVIELREFRRVGGTQLIPITSRIIAATNRDLAKAIQEGKFREDLYYRLNVISVHIPPLRERKEDIPLLVEHFIERFNIEMGKNVDGLAETAMRTLMDYHWPGNARELRNVIERSMVVTKGRMILDTDLSLPQAPGVQNSRGKSLSEMEKEHIRQVLHDNKWNIIRSAQVLGIDRVTLYNKIRKYELKKEPVLNT, encoded by the coding sequence ATGGAATCGAAGGTAAACATCCTGATCGTCGACGACGAGGAGATCGTCCGGGAATCGCTGGCCAGCTGGCTCGAGGAGGACGGATACGAGGTGGCCGCCGCCGAGAACGGACCCCGGGCGCTGGAGCGTCTTCCCGAAAAGGACTGGAACCTGGCCATGGTCGACCTGAAAATGCCCGGCATGGACGGGATCCAGCTGATGGACGAGATCCGGAAAATCAAACCCGAAACGATCGTGATCATCATGACCGCCTACGCGACGGTGGACACGGCCGTGCAGGCGATGAAGAAGGGGGCCCACGACTACATCGTCAAGCCGTTCAACCCGGAAGACCTCTCGCTGACGATCCGGAAGATCATCGAGCACCAGAAACTGGTGAAGGAGAACCTCTATCTCCGGAAGGAGCTGAAGAAACAGTACCGGCTCCACGATCTGGTGAGCAAGAACCACAAGATGATCGAGATCTTCGAGCTCGTCAAAACCGTGGCGAAGAGCAACTCGATCGTGCTCGTCCAGGGGGAGAGCGGAACGGGGAAGGAGCTCCTGTCCCGGGCCATCCACATGGAAAGCCCTCGCCGGGACGAGCCCTTCGTGTCGGTTTCGTGCGCCTCCCTTACGGAGAGCCTGCTGGAGAGCGAACTGTTCGGGTACGAAAAGGGGGCTTTCACGGGGGCGGACCAGGCCCGGAGCGGAAAAATCGAGCTCGCCAAGGACGGCACCCTCTTTCTCGACGAAATCGGCGACATCAGCCTCAAACTGCAGATGGACCTGCTCGGGGTCATCGAGCTGAGGGAGTTCCGGCGCGTCGGGGGGACCCAGCTGATCCCGATCACCTCCCGGATCATCGCCGCCACGAACCGGGATCTCGCGAAGGCGATCCAGGAAGGGAAGTTCCGGGAGGATCTCTATTACCGGCTGAACGTCATTTCGGTCCACATTCCCCCCCTCCGGGAAAGGAAGGAGGATATTCCCCTGCTCGTGGAGCATTTCATCGAGCGGTTCAACATCGAGATGGGGAAGAATGTCGATGGACTGGCCGAGACCGCCATGCGAACGCTCATGGACTACCACTGGCCGGGGAACGCGCGCGAATTGCGGAACGTGATCGAGAGGTCGATGGTGGTCACGAAGGGGAGGATGATCCTCGATACCGACCTGAGCCTCCCGCAGGCGCCCGGGGTGCAAAACAGCCGCGGCAAGTCCCTCTCCGAAATGGAAAAGGAGCATATTCGCCAGGTCCTCCACGACAACAAGTGGAACATCATCCGGTCCGCCCAGGTTCTCGGGATCGACCGCGTGACGCTCTACAACAAGATCCGGAAATATGAATTGAAGAAGGAACCCGTGTTGAATACGTAA
- a CDS encoding ATP-binding protein: MQTGRAVPEGVRWYKSIKSKIILCVAITTLAANGFFTFLYLDVQARHLDETILNNATQLSETIRKSIQYDMLGNRKENAYRIMETIAEQEGIEKVRIYGSEGTILFSTDKGERGTMVDKKAEACYACHAKDTPIEKLETPSRNRIFSSGKGTRILGMINPMYNDRNCSSAECHAHPESQKVLGVIDITMSLAGVDAEMHSARQQIIAFNLLSILSISIIAVFSLLVFVGKPVKQLVFGTDRVARGDLTHVIPIDSDDEMGHLARSFNQMTASLQRANNEIHEWIRTLEQKVEKRTQELKDAQFQLLHTEKLAAVGRIAATVAHEINNPLTGVFTYIKLMERRIEEGKNGAHDMEKFREYLSTMSREVQRTSAIVQNLLDFTRPKDLSRKMVNLNSLVEESINIVKNKLAISNITLEKKMEPLPDIPADAAQMKQVFINLIINACEAMEGGGALTITSRHDREKNTVTVVFADTGPGISDEELPRVFDPFYTTKEKGTGLGLSVVYGIVTRHNGRIEVKSKPGSGTQMVIILPTS, translated from the coding sequence ATGCAGACCGGCCGGGCCGTTCCCGAAGGCGTGCGGTGGTACAAGAGCATCAAATCCAAGATCATTCTGTGCGTGGCCATCACCACCCTGGCGGCCAACGGATTCTTCACGTTCCTGTATCTGGACGTCCAGGCCAGGCACCTCGACGAAACGATCCTCAACAACGCCACTCAACTGAGCGAGACGATCCGGAAGTCGATCCAGTACGACATGCTCGGGAACCGCAAGGAGAATGCGTACCGGATCATGGAGACCATCGCGGAGCAGGAAGGGATCGAGAAAGTCCGGATCTACGGGAGCGAAGGCACGATTCTCTTTTCGACCGACAAGGGCGAGCGGGGAACCATGGTGGACAAGAAGGCGGAGGCCTGCTACGCATGCCACGCGAAGGACACCCCCATCGAGAAGCTCGAGACTCCGTCGAGAAACCGGATCTTTTCTTCCGGAAAGGGAACCCGGATCCTCGGCATGATCAACCCGATGTACAACGACCGCAATTGCTCCTCCGCGGAATGCCATGCGCACCCGGAATCCCAGAAAGTTCTCGGCGTGATCGACATCACGATGTCGCTGGCCGGGGTGGACGCCGAGATGCACTCCGCCCGCCAGCAGATCATCGCGTTCAACCTCTTGTCGATCCTCTCGATCTCGATCATCGCCGTGTTCTCCCTCCTGGTCTTCGTGGGAAAACCGGTGAAGCAACTCGTCTTCGGGACCGACCGGGTGGCCCGGGGGGATCTGACCCACGTCATCCCCATCGACTCGGACGACGAGATGGGACACCTCGCGCGTTCGTTCAACCAGATGACGGCGAGCCTGCAACGGGCGAACAACGAGATCCATGAATGGATCCGGACCCTGGAGCAGAAGGTCGAGAAGCGGACGCAGGAGCTCAAGGACGCCCAGTTCCAGCTGTTGCATACGGAGAAACTGGCCGCGGTGGGAAGGATCGCGGCGACGGTGGCCCACGAGATCAACAACCCGCTGACCGGAGTCTTCACCTACATCAAGCTCATGGAGAGGAGGATCGAGGAGGGGAAAAACGGGGCTCACGACATGGAGAAATTCCGGGAGTACCTCTCCACGATGAGCCGGGAGGTCCAGAGGACGAGCGCGATCGTCCAGAACCTGCTCGACTTCACCCGCCCGAAGGATCTGAGCAGGAAGATGGTCAACCTCAACTCTCTCGTCGAGGAATCGATCAATATCGTCAAGAACAAGCTGGCCATCTCCAACATCACGCTCGAGAAAAAGATGGAGCCCCTGCCGGACATCCCGGCGGATGCCGCGCAGATGAAGCAGGTGTTCATCAACCTCATCATCAACGCCTGCGAGGCCATGGAGGGAGGAGGGGCCCTCACCATCACGTCCCGGCACGACAGGGAGAAGAACACGGTGACGGTCGTATTCGCCGACACCGGCCCCGGCATCTCCGACGAGGAGTTGCCCCGGGTGTTCGACCCGTTCTACACCACCAAGGAGAAAGGGACGGGCCTGGGGCTCTCCGTCGTCTACGGGATCGTCACGCGGCACAACGGAAGGATCGAGGTCAAGAGCAAACCGGGGAGCGGGACGCAGATGGTCATCATCCTCCCGACGAGCTGA